In Maridesulfovibrio sp., a single genomic region encodes these proteins:
- the tyrS gene encoding tyrosine--tRNA ligase — MNIYDELKWRGLVNQVSDEEKVREYLDTPGQTMYCGFDPTADSLHIGNLVPLLCLVRMKRAGHNPLFLLGGATGRVGDPSGKDKERELASEEKIESQAKNIRSQIEAFCERNTGEKAEVVNNYDWTKNMSFLEMLRDVGKHFTVNWMLAKESVKGRFGREDVGISYTEFSYMILQGYDFYHLFKEKGCQLQIGGGDQWGNITAGCELIRRKAQGEGFALTFPLITTAAGKKFGKSEKGAIYLNPEMTSPYAFYQFWVNTDDRDVINFLKYFTFLSSEEIDALEKSLEEAPHLREAHKKLAEETTIMIHGKEELEKVQAATSALFGKGDIKTVDAATLREAMEAAPGVEYAAADLPDLPQILLDLGLSKSKGQARKDIQAGGLYINNERVSEFDYVPSSDDFIGGECMLIRKGKKNYGLVTLK, encoded by the coding sequence ATGAATATTTACGATGAACTCAAGTGGCGGGGGCTGGTCAATCAGGTTTCTGACGAAGAGAAGGTACGCGAGTATCTGGATACTCCCGGTCAGACCATGTATTGCGGCTTTGACCCCACCGCGGACAGCCTGCATATCGGCAACCTTGTTCCGCTCCTCTGCCTTGTCCGCATGAAAAGAGCTGGGCACAACCCCCTGTTCCTGCTTGGCGGCGCAACCGGACGTGTCGGCGACCCCAGCGGAAAGGACAAGGAGCGCGAGCTTGCCTCCGAGGAAAAGATTGAATCGCAGGCAAAGAATATCCGGTCACAGATCGAAGCTTTCTGTGAACGCAATACCGGCGAAAAGGCGGAAGTGGTCAACAACTATGACTGGACCAAAAATATGTCTTTTCTTGAAATGCTGCGTGATGTGGGCAAGCATTTCACTGTTAACTGGATGCTGGCCAAGGAATCGGTCAAAGGCCGTTTCGGCCGTGAGGATGTTGGTATATCCTACACTGAATTCAGCTACATGATCCTGCAGGGTTACGATTTCTACCATCTTTTCAAGGAAAAAGGCTGCCAGCTTCAGATCGGCGGCGGCGACCAGTGGGGCAACATTACCGCAGGTTGCGAGCTTATCCGCCGCAAGGCCCAGGGTGAGGGCTTTGCTCTGACCTTTCCCCTGATCACAACCGCAGCAGGAAAGAAGTTCGGCAAAAGCGAAAAAGGCGCCATCTACCTGAACCCGGAAATGACTTCGCCGTATGCATTTTACCAGTTCTGGGTCAATACCGATGACCGTGACGTTATCAATTTTCTGAAATATTTTACCTTCCTTTCCAGTGAAGAGATTGATGCTCTTGAAAAAAGCCTTGAAGAGGCTCCGCACCTGCGCGAAGCGCATAAGAAGCTTGCCGAGGAAACTACCATCATGATCCACGGTAAAGAGGAACTGGAAAAAGTTCAGGCCGCAACCTCCGCCCTGTTCGGCAAAGGCGACATCAAAACCGTTGACGCCGCAACTCTTCGCGAGGCCATGGAAGCCGCTCCCGGCGTTGAATATGCTGCCGCAGATCTGCCCGACCTGCCCCAGATACTTCTTGATCTCGGTCTTTCCAAGTCCAAGGGACAGGCCCGCAAGGATATCCAGGCCGGTGGGCTCTACATCAACAACGAAAGGGTTTCCGAATTCGATTACGTGCCTTCGTCAGATGATTTCATCGGCGGTGAATGCATGCTCATCCGCAAGGGCAAGAAGAATTACGGATTGGTTACTCTTAAGTAG
- a CDS encoding TIGR01212 family radical SAM protein (This family includes YhcC from E. coli K-12, an uncharacterized radical SAM protein.), with product MQRFYGLATRLRQTFGERVQKIPLDFGFTCPNRDGKISRHGCIFCSPQGSGSGMHAMAMTIPEQWELWRAKLTEMHKARLYLAYLQSYSNTYCSLDELKCAFDQLQGLEGLAGICIGTRPDCLDSAKLELIRGLDLRETWLDLGLQSSNDLTLKRINRGHDSECFAQAVRLASSHGVPVCAHVIAGLPGESEKDFLASVEFLNSLPVSGIKFHNLFVGRGAPLQKIYEAGGYTPIEQAEYIEMLVAAISVLRPEIVIHRLKADAVPGELIAPEWVRGKRSVLNEIEKTLKVRKIWQGCARADAEQQPPAWFSPDSPSPF from the coding sequence ATGCAGCGATTTTACGGACTGGCCACCAGACTACGGCAGACATTCGGGGAGCGGGTTCAGAAAATCCCGCTTGATTTCGGATTTACCTGCCCCAACCGTGACGGGAAGATTTCCCGCCATGGCTGTATCTTCTGCAGTCCGCAGGGTTCCGGTTCCGGTATGCACGCCATGGCCATGACAATTCCGGAACAGTGGGAACTCTGGCGGGCCAAGCTGACCGAAATGCATAAGGCCAGACTTTATCTGGCCTATCTCCAGTCATACTCAAACACATACTGCTCTCTTGATGAACTCAAGTGTGCCTTCGATCAACTGCAAGGACTTGAAGGGCTGGCCGGAATCTGCATCGGCACCAGACCGGACTGTCTGGATTCCGCCAAGCTTGAGCTTATTCGCGGACTTGATCTGCGCGAAACATGGCTTGATCTGGGCTTGCAGAGTTCCAACGACCTTACCCTGAAGAGGATCAATCGCGGGCACGATTCCGAGTGCTTTGCGCAGGCTGTGCGGCTCGCATCAAGCCACGGTGTTCCGGTCTGCGCGCATGTTATTGCCGGACTGCCCGGTGAGAGTGAGAAGGATTTTCTTGCATCCGTGGAGTTTTTGAATTCCCTGCCCGTGTCCGGGATAAAGTTTCACAACCTGTTTGTGGGCAGGGGCGCACCGCTGCAGAAAATCTACGAGGCGGGCGGATATACGCCTATCGAACAGGCTGAGTATATCGAAATGCTCGTCGCAGCCATATCGGTTTTAAGGCCGGAGATAGTGATCCACCGGTTGAAAGCCGATGCCGTTCCCGGAGAGCTGATTGCCCCCGAATGGGTCCGCGGAAAGCGCTCCGTGCTGAACGAAATAGAAAAGACCCTCAAAGTCCGCAAGATCTGGCAGGGCTGTGCCAGAGCTGATGCTGAACAGCAGCCTCCTGCATGGTTCAGCCCTGATTCTCCTTCCCCGTTTTAG